In Colletotrichum higginsianum IMI 349063 chromosome 3, whole genome shotgun sequence, a genomic segment contains:
- a CDS encoding Cell cycle control protein encodes MPSDLSSYLATRYLVADPKPTKKRKRKQGAENQGLIIADDDDSGWGNSATHDDDADSGPALVSGTSAEFRRAKKSNWKTVVASSSTTTHPKDDDGAAAADAILASTAAENARAAAADDEMPVIEGSGGDDTGVVKMSDGTHAGLQSAAAVSAQLRRRQQAEEAEFAKLRKHGKEEETVYRDATGRRVDVSMKRAEARRLAAEAEEKERQAKLAPKGDVQVAEARKRREALDDAKLMTFARTADDEEMNRDLKDQERWNDPMAQFMSEKTGGAGAKGKRGKKRPIYTGAAPPNRYGIKPGYRWDGVDRSNGFEGERFKAINRRERNKGLDYAWQMDE; translated from the coding sequence ATGCCCTCCGACTTGTCATCATACCTAGCTACACGCTACCTAGTAGCAGACCCGAAACCTACCAAGAAACGCAAGCGCAAACAAGGCGCCGAGAACCAAGGCCTCATCATCGCtgatgacgacgacagcggcTGGGGCAATTCCGCAACAcatgacgatgacgccgattCAGGACCAGCCTTGGTGTCAGGCACGTCAGCAGAGTTCCGACGCGCAAAGAAATCAAATTGGAAGACGGTcgtcgccagcagcagcaccaccacgCACCCAaaagatgatgacggcgccgcggcAGCAGACGCCATCCTtgcctcgacggcggcagagAACGCccgagcagcggcagcagacGATGAGATGCCCGTAATAGAAGGCAGTGGCGGCGACGATACGGGCGTGGTCAAGATGAGCGACGGCACGCACGCGGGCCTGcagagcgccgccgccgtgtcggCGCAACTGCGCCGCAGacagcaggccgaggaagccgagTTTGCGAAGCTACGGAAGCacggcaaggaggaggagacagTCTACCGCGATGCCACAGGCCGACGAGTCGATGTGTCCATGAAGCGCGCCGAGGCCCGCaggctggcggcggaagcAGAAGAGAAGGAGCGCCAAGCCAAGCTGGCACCCAAGGGCGACGTGCAGGTCGCGGAGGCCCGGAAGCGCAGGGAGGCGCTGGATGATGCCAAGCTCATGACGTTTGCCCGGAcggcggacgacgaggagatgaaTCGGGACCTCAAGGATCAGGAGCGGTGGAACGACCCCATGGCCCAGTTCATGAGCGAGAAaacgggcggcgcgggcgcgaaggggaaaagggggaagaagaggccaATCTATACTGGCGCTGCGCCGCCGAACCGGTATGGCATTAAGCCAGGGTACAGGTGGGATGGCGTAGATAGGAGTAATGGCTTCGAAGGGGAACGGTTTAAAGCGATCAATCGGAGGGAAAGAAATAAGGGGCTAGACTATGCTTGGCAAATGGATGAATAA
- a CDS encoding TRAPP complex protein TRS85, with protein MESLDNDVPPTDPLQALPMAASTARLPKRQSVPEGHPLSQSETTLPYRRSNPSVAPLFASTLTPPGSRSGSPMGRGSPARPLSGSVFGGPAGRSLIDDASDSPGDPRNLIMKAYVPHVAIYASPDTEELAKDKGFKNGVWELLRPFGEQIQGKVTIRDSNGASRSWEDYSVRFVKFGENIEPPGAGGAKGAQSAVSNGQSGSALGSRSNYEDVENVVERHLSYAEESFLNTPHHGLTRQGLDVEATSPYYSLYLRRLLSGIPVSPHETFAHPVACVIAISSRSPSPIDDLRKLYNDTSSGENRLPVWVDGDYLRYYVLVHDEERDDITRSLALFDQMKRHLGLHCHLLRLRSTQSAETDDDSIPLPRSDWMSAAEEMADIRHSEDQEDFEDPTRHIFESDATAIRTFVREMVTQSIIPTMERHVSLWNDQVASRRRGITGRFMNLSRKWGGFGSSSRNSVVGGSSSSSAYDTLGFYRADASEAIMRKLADFAFMLRDWKLAHSTYDLLRSDFSDAKAWKYHAAANEMAAASLLIMPQSLPSKSRGETIDQMLEAAFYSYHTRCSSPFGALRSLTLGIELLRLRGGSCIDDAVRWGIRLLDSKILGSVGDALMKERLAVCYASKPGVGSGAWGHRKRKSAMWCILAGEAWHTQQKYIQSQRCLNEAGRIYSEFPHENGISKFNLANDFVSGLQHDLDDKLDVNGEGNQSPSQGVEELIVDEESEPLDLRSRRASMMGRGAVPAASLETAPLHEVTSPVKEKADGSVQDEFG; from the coding sequence ATGGAGTCACTAGACAACGATGTGCCGCCGACCGATCCTCTCCAGGCGCtgccgatggcggcctcCACCGCAAGACTGCCAAAGAGGCAGTCCGTGCCGGAGGGTCACCCGCTATCGCAGTCCGAAACCACCCTGCCGTACCGGAGATCGAACCCCTCTGTAGCGCCGCTCTTCGCTTCGACACTGACCCCCCCCGGATCACGATCGGGTTCCCCCATGGGGAGGGGCTCACCGGCACGCCCACTCTCCGGCTCGGTCTTTGGAGGCCCAGCGGGACGTTCACTCATTGACGACGCCTCAGACAGCCCGGGCGACCCGCGTAACCTGATCATGAAGGCATATGTCCCCCACGTTGCAATTTATGCCTCGCCAGACACGGAGGAGCTGGCAAAGGACAAAGGGTTCAAGAACGGCGTGTGGGAACTCTTGCGCCCGTTTGGGGAACAGATCCAGGGCAAAGTTACCATCAGAGACAGCAATGGTGCTAGCAGATCGTGGGAAGATTATTCGGTTCGATTTGTCAAGTTCGGAGAAAACATCGAACCACCAGGAGCCGGTGGCGCGAAAGGTGCACAGTCTGCCGTCTCTAACGGACAATCCGGATCTGCGTTAGGATCGAGGAGCAACtacgaggacgtcgagaaCGTTGTCGAACGCCATCTCTCTTACGCTGAAGAATCGTTCCTCAATACGCCGCACCATGGGTTGACCAGACAAGGTCTGGACGTGGAGGCCACTTCGCCTTATTACTCATTATATCTACGAAGGCTGCTATCTGGCATCCCCGTGTCACCTCACGAGACTTTTGCGCATCCGGTAGCTTGCGTAATTGCTATCAGTTCACGAAGTCCATCGCCTATAGATGACCTGCGCAAGCTGTACAATGACACGAGCTCCGGCGAGAACAGACTGCCAGTTTGGGTAGACGGGGACTATCTTCGATACTACGTTTTGGTTCACGACGAGGAGCGTGACGATATCACGCGATCACTCGCTCTTTTCGATCAGATGAAGCGCCACCTAGGCCTGCATTGCCATCTGCTACGCTTACGAAGCACACAGAGCGccgagaccgacgacgacagcatACCACTTCCCAGGAGTGACTGGATGTCAGCAGCCGAGGAAATGGCGGATATCCGGCACAGCGAAGACCAGGAAGATTTTGAGGACCCGACAAGGCACATCTTTGAATCGGATGCGACGGCGATTAGGACATTTGTGAGGGAAATGGTGACGCAGTCTATTATCCCCACCATGGAGCGACATGTCTCGCTCTGGAACGATCAAGTAGCATCTCGTAGGAGAGGTATTACCGGAAGATTTATGAACCTTTCGAGAAAGTGgggcggcttcggcagcaGCTCACGAAACTCGGTTGTGGGAGGCAGCAGCTCTTCCAGCGCCTACGACACTCTCGGATTCTACCGTGCGGACGCGTCCGAGGCGATCATGCGGAAACTCGCCGATTTCGCCTTCATGCTGAGGGATTGGAAGCTGGCACACTCGACTTACGACCTCCTGAGATCCGACTTCAGCGACGCCAAAGCATGGAAGTACCACGCAGCAGCGAACGAgatggccgccgccagcctccTCATTATGCCGCAGAGCCTACCCTCCAAGTCGCGTGGCGAGACAATCGATCAAATGTTGGAGGCGGCGTTCTACTCATACCATACACGCTGCAGCTCCCCTTTCGGCGCACTGCGGTCTCTGACGTTGGGCATTGAGCTTCTTCGACTCAGAGGCGGAAGCTgcatcgacgacgccgtaCGGTGGGGTATCCGTCTTTTGGACTCGAAGATACTCGGTTCCGTTGGCGACGCCCTCATGAAGGAACGTCTGGCTGTTTGCTACGCTTCGAAACCGGGCGTCGGCTCCGGCGCTTGGGGTCACCGGAAGCGGAAGTCAGCCATGTGGTGCATTCTCGCAGGGGAGGCCTGGCATACGCAACAAAAATACATTCAGTCGCAGCGATGCCTCAACGAGGCCGGTCGGATATACTCGGAGTTCCCGCATGAGAACGGCATCTCCAAGTTCAACCTTGCCAACGACTTTGTGAGCGGTCTGCAGCATGATCTCGACGACAAACTCGATGTGAATGGCGAGGGTAATCAGTCGCCATCTCAGGGTGTCGAAGAGCTCATCGTGGATGAGGAAAGCGAGCCTCTGGATCTCCGatcaaggagggcgagcaTGATGGGTCGTGGGGCGGTGCCGGCTGCCAGTCTCGAGACTGCACCGTTGCATGAGGTGACATCGCCTGTCAAGGAGAAGGCAGACGGTTCCGTACAGGATGAGTTCGGCTAA